A genomic window from Quercus lobata isolate SW786 chromosome 10, ValleyOak3.0 Primary Assembly, whole genome shotgun sequence includes:
- the LOC115964296 gene encoding LRR receptor-like serine/threonine-protein kinase: MPLNPWNTLFSFLTIILPLLNPFVAFAVNPQGEALLSWKQSLNGPTEALSNCNPTHRTPCGWLGITCNINEEVVELELRHLSLYGTVPTNLSSLVSLTKVVLSSTNLTGSVPREIAILHELNYLDLSDNALTGNIPSEICNLLKLQEIHLNSNQLEGSIPAQIGNLTSLKWLTLYDNQLNGEIPSSIGKLKNLQLIRAGGNKNLGGLIPQEIGNCTELTMLGLAATSVSGFLPPSLGLLKKLETMNMYTSLLSGQIPPELVNCSALQNIYLHQNSLTGSIPKSLGSLKNLRNLFLWENTLVGTIPSELGNCKNLTILDVSNNLIEGTLPLQVLPQHIVYFSISTNNLSGEIPSYICNLSFVNYLDFSYNHFSTIPPCLGNMSDLMKLNLRNNNFHGTIPKFEKCNNLRSLQITGNQFEGPLPRSLVNCKKLEILDIANNKVNDTFPLWLINLSELRVLLLRSNGFHGAIGNHKTKFSFPNLRIIDLSHNMFHGHLPSNFFKSLTAMMNGNVQKGKLQYTGDTYYQDSITIDIKGNYIDVVKIQTLLTTIDFSNNSFKGEIPKIIGKLGSLKGLNFSHNNLIGHIPILFENLTNLEWLDLSSNKFTGNIPIQLTDLTSLAILNLSKNHLMGPIPQGKQFNTFTNDSYNGNLGLCGFPLTKSCGNDKGQHPPLSSTIQEDDFEFANGFNWKVVLLGYGCGFMFGLGMGYLMFSSEKSKWLVNSIYGKRHNKVRRSKKNAPGRINRSKILLIRIMISEQRRCCWLDRLKSGVHLTSAK, from the exons ATGCCTCTAAATCCATGGAACACCCTCTTCTCCTTCTTAACAATCATCCTTCCCCTCTTGAACCCTTTTGTAGCTTTCGCAGTTAATCCACAAGGCGAAGCTCTTCTTTCATGGAAGCAAAGCCTGAATGGACCCACTGAGGCCTTGTCTAATTGCAACCCAACACATAGAACTCCATGTGGGTGGCTTGGAATCACTTGCAACATCAACGAGGAGGTCGTCGAATTGGAATTAAGGCACTTGAGTTTATATGGTACAGTTCCAACTAATCTCTCTTCCTTGGTTTCATTAACCAAGGTTGTACTTTCTAGTACAAACCTCACGGGTTCGGTCCCAAGAGAGATTGCTATACTACATGAACTGAATTACTTGGACTTGAGTGACAATGCGTTAACTGGTAACATCCCATCTGAGATTTGCAACTTGCTTAAGCTCCAAGAAATCCACCTCAACTCGAACCAGCTAGAGGGCTCGATTCCAGCTCAAATCGGCAACCTCACAAGCTTGAAATGGCTGACTCTTTATGACAACCAGCTCAATGGTGAGATACCCAGTTCAATAGGCAAATTGAAGAACCTCCAGTTGATAAGAGCAGGTGGGAACAAGAATCTCGGAGGCCTTATACCTCAAGAAATTGGGAATTGTACCGAGTTGACCATGTTAGGCCTAGCCGCAACAAGCGTTTCGGGTTTCCTTCCTCCGAGTCTTGGCCTCCTCAAGAAGCTTGAAACCATGAACATGTACACATCTCTCCTCTCCGGCCAAATTCCACCTGAACTTGTCAACTGTAGCGCCCTCCAAAACATTTATCTCCATCAAAACTCGCTTACTGGTTCAATACCGAAAAGTCTTGGAAGCCTAAAAAATCTCCGGAATCTTTTTCTCTGGGAGAACACCTTGGTGGGTACCATTCCATCAGAGCTTGGGAATTGCAAGAACTTAACAATTCTCGATGTTTCCAATAATTTGATCGAAGGAACTTTGCCACTTCAGGTACTTCCACAACACATTGTTTACTTTTCAATCTCAACGAACAATTTAAGTGGGGAGATCCCTTCCTATATTTGCAATCTCAGTTTCGTCAACTACCTTGATTTCTCTTATAACCATTTTAGTACGATTCCTCCATGTTTGGGAAACATGAGTGATCTCATGAAATTGAATCTGcgaaataacaattttcatggcaccatcccaaaatttgaaaagtgcAATAACTTGAGGAGTCTTCAAATCACTGGCAATCAATTTGAAGGGCCATTACCACGTTCATTAGTCAATtgcaaaaaattggaaattctagaCATTGCGAACAACAAGGTTAACGACACATTCCCTCTTTGGTTGATAAATCTTTCAGAGTTGCGGGTTCTCTTATTGCGATCAAATGGCTTTCATGGTGCCATAGGCAATCACAAGACTAAATTCTCATTTCCTAATTTGAGAATCATAGACCTCTCTCACAATATGTTCCATGGTCATTTGCCATCAAACTTTTTCAAGTCTTTAACAGCCATGATGAATGGGAACGTACAGAAAGGTAAACTGCAATATACGGGTGATACTTATTATCAAGATTCTATTACGATTGATATTAAAGGGAATTATATTGATGTGGTGAAGATCCAGACTCTATTGACAACCATTGATTTTTCCAACAATAGTTTCAAAGGAGAAATTCCAAAGATAATTGGAAAGCTTGGATCACTCAAAGGGCTAAATTTTTCACACAATAATCTTATCGGTCATATACCTATATTATTCGAAAATTTAACTAATCTTGAATGGTTAGATCTCTCCTCAAACAAGTTCACAGGCAACATTCCTATACAATTGACAGATCTTACATCATTGGCAATTTTAAATCTCTCAAAAAACCATCTTATGGGACCGATACCTCAAGGTAAACAGTTCAATACGTTTACAAATGATTCCTACAATGGAAACTTGGGTTTATGTGGATTTCCGTTGACAAAATCTTGTGGCAATGATAAGGGACAACACCCACCACTATCATCAACCATCCAAGAAGATGATTTTGAGTTTGCAAATGGATTTAATTGGAAAGTTGTGTTGTTGGGGTATGGATGTGGATTCATGTTCGGATTAGGTATGGGATATCTTATGTTCTCAAGTGAAAAATCAAAATGGCTAGTGAATAGTATTTATGGAAAACGACACAACAAGGTGCGAAGATCCAAGAAGAATGCTCCTGGAAGAATTAATCGAAGCAAAATTTTGCTGATACGAATAATGATTTCAG AACAAAGAAGATGTTGTTGGTTGGATCGCTTGAAGAGTGGAGTTCATCTTACTAGTGCTAAGTGA
- the LOC115964297 gene encoding LRR receptor-like serine/threonine-protein kinase, whose product MQLNYLDLSDNELNYLDLSNNALTGEIPSEICNLLKLREFHLNSNQLEGSIPVQIGNLTSLKWLILYENQLNGEIPNTIGNLKNLQVMRAGKNKNLGGIIPREIWNCTELTMLGLVETSVSGLLPPSLGLLKKLENIYIWNTLFSGQIPPEIGDCTALQEISLSQNSLTGSIPKSIGNLKNLRILSLWQNNLVGTIPSELGNCKKLTVLDVSSNSLTGNIPQSFGNLSALQDLGLSMKQISGRIPAQLENCKELTQIDLDNNNIASTIPSEIGNLTKLQLLFLWKNKLMGSIPSSISKCQNLEELDFSYNSLTGNIPKGIFQLKKLKMLLLLSNDLYGEIPENIGNCSSLFRFRVNDNKLTGPISREIGNLENLDALDLGSNQISGNVPPEILGCRNLTNLDLHSNLITENFPELSRLVSLKFVDFSDNLIEGTWSLHYNNLRSLKLASNQLEGSLPCSLVNCKKLKILDVSNNKVNDTFPRWLVNLPELRVLLLRSNNFHGSIGNHKTKFSFPNLRIIDLSHNMFHGHLPSNFFKNLIAMMNGNVEKGKLQHMGDTYYHDSITIDIKGNYIDVVNIQLY is encoded by the exons ATGCAACTGAATTACTTGGACTTGAGTGACAATGAACTGAATTACTTGGACTTGAGTAACAATGCGTTAACCGGTGAAATCCCATCTGAGATTTGCAACTTACTTAAGCTCCGAGAATTCCACCTCAACTCAAACCAGCTAGAGGGCTCGATTCCGGTTCAAATTGGCAACCTCACAAGCTTGAAATGGTTGATTCTTTATGAAAACCAGCTCAATGGAGAAATACCCAATACCATAGGCAACTTGAAGAACCTCCAAGTGATGAGAGCTGGTAAGAACAAGAACCTTGGAGGCATTATACCCCGAGAAATCTGGAATTGTACCGAGTTGACCATGTTAGGCCTGGTCGAAACAAGCGTCTCGGGTTTACTTCCTCCAAGTCTTGGTCTCCTAAAGAAGCTTGAAAACATATACATCTGGAATACTCTCTTCTCCGGCCAAATCCCACCTGAAATTGGCGACTGTACCGCCCTCCAAGAAATCTCCCTCTCTCAAAACTCGCTCACTGGTTCAATACCGAAAAGTATCGGAAACCTCAAAAACCTCCGAATTCTTTCTCTCTGGCAGAACAACTTGGTGGGTACTATTCCATCAGAGCTTGGGAATTGCAAGAAGTTAACAGTTCTCGATGTTTCGTCGAACTCGCTAACCGGAAACATTCCACAAAGTTTCGGAAACTTATCGGCTTTGCAAGACCTCGGACTCAGTATGAAGCAAATATCGGGAAGAATTCCAGCACAACTAGAAAACTGTAAGGAGCTCACTCAAATCGATTTAGACAACAACAATATCGCGAGTACGATACCATCTGAAATCGGAAACCTTACGAAACTTCAACTGCTTTTCTTGTGGAAAAATAAGTTAATGGGTTCCATTCCATCCTCAATTTCCAAATGTCAGAATCTCGAAGAGCTTGATTTTTCTTATAACAGTTTGACTGGGAATATTCCCAAAGGAATCTTTCAGCTCAAGAAGCTAAAAATGCTCTTGCTTCTTTCAAACGATTTATATGGCGAAATACCAGAAAATATTGGGAACTGTTCGTCTTTGTTTCGGTTCCGAGTTAATGATAACAAGCTTACTGGACCAATATCGAGAGAGATTGGGAACCTGGAAAATTTGGATGCCTTGGATCTCGGATCGAATCAGATTTCGGGAAATGTACCGCCCGAGATATTGGGCTGCCGAAACTTGACGAATCTGGATTTGCATTCTAATTTGATCACCGAAAACTTCCCTG agttaagcCGCCTTGTTTCTTtgaaatttgttgatttttcagATAATTTGATTGAAGGTACTTGGTCACTTCAT TACAATAACTTGAGAAGTCTTAAACTAGCCAGCAATCAATTAGAAGGGTCATTGCCATGTTCATTGGtcaattgcaaaaaattgaaaattctagatGTTTCAAACAACAAGGTTAACGACACATTCCCTCGTTGGTTAGTAAATCTTCCAGAGTTGCGGGTTCTCCTATTGCGATCAAACAACTTTCATGGTTCAATAGGCAATCACAAGACTAAGTTCTCATTCCCTAATTTGAGAATCATAGACCTCTCTCACAATATGTTCCATGGTCATTTGCCATCAAACTTTTTCAAGAATTTAATAGCCATGATGAATGGGAATGTGGAGAAAGGTAAACTACAACATATGGGTGATACTTATTATCATGATTCTATTACGATTGATATTAAAGGGAATTATATTGATGTGGTGAATATACAACTCTATTGA